One genomic window of Streptomyces sp. NBC_01498 includes the following:
- a CDS encoding VOC family protein has product MINSLFLNLPIKDLDTTKTFFGKLGFSFNEQFSDERTACLVLNENNFVMLLTEPRFKDFVSKEIADTTRTTEVLVGITAESRARVDELVDAALANGGSPANETQDHGFMYGRSFQDPDHHIWEVVWMDPAALTG; this is encoded by the coding sequence ATGATCAATTCGCTCTTCCTCAACCTGCCGATCAAGGACCTGGACACCACGAAGACGTTCTTCGGGAAGCTCGGTTTCTCGTTCAACGAACAGTTCTCCGACGAGCGGACGGCCTGTCTGGTCCTCAACGAGAACAACTTCGTCATGCTGCTGACCGAGCCCCGCTTCAAGGACTTCGTGTCCAAGGAGATCGCCGACACCACCAGGACCACGGAGGTCCTGGTCGGCATCACCGCGGAGAGCCGCGCCAGAGTCGACGAACTGGTCGACGCCGCCCTCGCGAACGGCGGCTCCCCGGCCAACGAGACCCAGGACCACGGCTTCATGTACGGCCGCTCGTTCCAGGACCCGGACCACCACATCTGGGAGGTCGTGTGGATGGACCCGGCCGCGCTCACGGGCTGA
- a CDS encoding sulfite exporter TauE/SafE family protein codes for MPETSLTVLVVLCLAAAAAGWIDAVVGGGGLLLLPAMLLGLPHVPAAHILGTNKAVAIVGTSGAAVTYARKAPVDVRSAVRIGLMALAGSMAGAFFAAGISSDVLRPVIMVVLLGVAAFVMLRPAFGTARAGGPVTRGRHLTAIVLVGGGIGFYDGLFGPGTGTFLVLALTAVLHLDLVTASATAKIVNVCTNAGALAMFAHQGTVLWQLAALMAVFNLAGGMVGARMALRKGSEFVRGVLLVVVFSLVAKLAFDQWTA; via the coding sequence ATGCCCGAAACCTCCCTCACCGTGCTGGTCGTCCTCTGCCTCGCGGCGGCAGCGGCGGGCTGGATCGACGCCGTGGTGGGCGGGGGCGGCCTGCTCCTGCTGCCCGCGATGCTGCTCGGTCTGCCGCACGTACCCGCCGCGCACATCCTCGGCACCAACAAGGCCGTGGCGATCGTCGGCACCTCGGGCGCCGCCGTGACCTACGCGCGCAAGGCGCCGGTCGACGTGCGGAGCGCCGTACGGATCGGACTGATGGCGCTCGCCGGGTCGATGGCGGGCGCGTTCTTCGCCGCCGGGATCAGCAGCGACGTGCTGCGGCCCGTGATCATGGTGGTGCTGCTGGGTGTCGCGGCGTTCGTGATGCTGCGGCCCGCGTTCGGTACGGCGCGGGCGGGCGGGCCCGTCACCCGGGGGCGGCATCTCACGGCGATCGTCCTCGTCGGCGGCGGGATCGGCTTCTACGACGGGCTGTTCGGTCCCGGCACGGGCACCTTCCTCGTCCTGGCGCTGACCGCCGTGCTCCATCTCGACCTCGTGACGGCGTCCGCCACCGCCAAGATTGTCAACGTCTGCACCAACGCCGGGGCGCTCGCCATGTTCGCCCACCAAGGCACCGTCCTGTGGCAACTGGCCGCGCTGATGGCGGTGTTCAACCTGGCGGGCGGCATGGTCGGCGCGCGCATGGCGTTGCGCAAGGGCAGCGAGTTCGTACGCGGTGTGCTGCTCGTCGTGGTGTTCTCGCTGGTCGCGAAGCTCGCCTTCGACCAGTGGACCGCCTGA
- a CDS encoding class F sortase, which produces MNVEGKGKVWLLAGAVCVGVWLVQNGSQNITPPIPSAAQAFAAGPRFHTDAAADPMPVSSPVRLRIPEIDVDAPVTRLGLAKDGSLDVPPPEDGDVAGWYRHGATPGARGTAVVAGHVDNARGPAVFYSLGTLEKGQRIEVVRADGRTAVFTTDAVEVYDNEDFPDRKVYGESDRAELRVITCGGGFSERTGYRGNVVVYAHLIGVRQPA; this is translated from the coding sequence ATGAACGTCGAGGGCAAGGGCAAGGTCTGGCTGCTGGCCGGCGCCGTGTGCGTCGGCGTGTGGCTGGTCCAGAACGGCTCGCAGAACATCACCCCGCCGATTCCGTCGGCCGCCCAGGCGTTCGCCGCCGGGCCCCGGTTCCACACCGACGCCGCCGCCGACCCGATGCCGGTCTCCTCGCCCGTGCGGCTGCGGATCCCCGAGATCGACGTCGACGCGCCCGTCACCCGGCTGGGCCTGGCGAAGGACGGCAGCCTGGACGTGCCGCCGCCCGAGGACGGCGACGTGGCCGGCTGGTACCGGCACGGCGCCACCCCGGGGGCCAGGGGCACGGCGGTCGTCGCGGGCCATGTGGACAACGCGCGCGGCCCCGCCGTCTTCTACAGCCTCGGCACCCTGGAGAAGGGGCAGCGGATCGAGGTCGTCCGCGCGGACGGCCGGACGGCCGTCTTCACGACCGACGCCGTCGAGGTGTACGACAACGAGGACTTCCCCGACCGGAAGGTCTACGGGGAGTCGGACCGGGCCGAGCTGCGGGTCATCACCTGCGGCGGCGGTTTCTCCGAGCGGACGGGCTACCGGGGCAACGTCGTGGTGTACGCGCACCTCATCGGCGTACGGCAGCCGGCCTGA
- a CDS encoding aminotransferase class IV: MTPVTPLDVVEINGRPATGAALRVPAFNAYGHFTAMQIRGGRVRGRDLHLARLDSATRELFGAGLDGERVRDLLRHALGEVSDASARVYAHWPEGDAEARVMVTVRPPQTKDDRPHSVLSVPYAREVPHIKHPDFGQLYHLRAAERAGFDEALLTAPGGLVTEGAVTNIAFWDGTSVVWPQAPSLLGITMALLEPRLPSVRRPVTLADLPSYASAFLTNSQGIAPVHRIDDVEFTVDAALMETVRAAYEAVEWDEI; the protein is encoded by the coding sequence ATGACACCTGTGACACCGCTCGACGTCGTCGAGATCAACGGCCGTCCCGCGACGGGGGCCGCGTTGCGGGTCCCCGCGTTCAACGCGTACGGGCACTTCACCGCCATGCAGATAAGGGGCGGCCGGGTGCGCGGGCGGGACCTCCATCTCGCCCGGCTCGACTCGGCCACCCGTGAGCTGTTCGGCGCGGGCCTGGACGGGGAGCGCGTACGGGACCTGCTCCGGCACGCGCTCGGCGAGGTCTCCGACGCCTCGGCGCGCGTGTACGCGCACTGGCCGGAGGGCGACGCGGAGGCGCGGGTGATGGTCACCGTCCGGCCACCGCAGACCAAGGACGACCGGCCGCACAGCGTGCTGTCCGTGCCGTACGCCCGCGAGGTCCCGCACATCAAGCATCCCGACTTCGGACAGCTGTACCACCTGCGAGCGGCTGAGCGCGCGGGCTTCGACGAGGCGCTGCTGACGGCACCCGGCGGGCTGGTGACCGAGGGGGCCGTCACCAACATCGCCTTCTGGGACGGCACCTCCGTGGTCTGGCCGCAGGCACCCTCGCTGCTCGGGATCACCATGGCCCTGCTGGAGCCCCGGCTGCCCTCCGTACGGCGCCCGGTGACCCTGGCCGACCTGCCCTCGTACGCCTCGGCCTTCCTCACGAACTCGCAGGGCATCGCGCCCGTCCACCGGATCGACGACGTGGAGTTCACCGTCGACGCCGCCCTGATGGAGACGGTGCGGGCGGCGTACGAGGCGGTGGAGTGGGACGAGATCTGA